One Bacteroidota bacterium genomic window carries:
- a CDS encoding bifunctional folylpolyglutamate synthase/dihydrofolate synthase — protein sequence MTYEQILHYMFESLPMYQRIGKAAYKGDLENAYELDKFSGYPHKAYKTIHVAGTNGKGSVSHMLASILQKAGYKTGLYTSPHLLDFRERIRINGEMIDKKYIIKFIQRNQCFFELIKPSFFEMTVFMAFSYFKTEEVDVAIIETGLGGRLDTTNIITPIASVITNIGMDHEQFLGNTIKLIAKEKAGIIKPMVPVIIGESTNESKGVFHARCSLMESPLIQANEQYRFLSSHRTDRNTQLIQIKSSHGNLAYETDLLGHYQYQNLITCLTTLDVIADKFPVNNHHISEGFRTVMQTTGLQGRWQIFSTNPLTVCDVAHNKDGLCLTLDQVSKTNYKKLHMVIGFVNDKNIAEILPLFPKEAIYYFTRASIERAADPQEIMNLSSNFGLKGQVYENVEAAWCDAQKNAEKEDFIYIGGSTFVVADFLALQKK from the coding sequence ATGACTTACGAACAAATCCTTCACTACATGTTCGAGTCCCTGCCTATGTATCAACGCATAGGCAAAGCGGCTTACAAAGGCGATCTCGAAAATGCCTATGAGCTCGATAAATTTTCCGGATACCCCCATAAAGCCTATAAAACTATACATGTAGCAGGTACCAATGGGAAAGGGTCGGTAAGTCATATGTTGGCTTCCATCTTGCAGAAAGCCGGTTATAAAACAGGTTTGTACACCTCGCCTCATTTGCTCGATTTCCGTGAGAGAATCCGCATCAACGGAGAGATGATTGATAAGAAATACATCATTAAGTTTATCCAGCGTAATCAGTGCTTTTTCGAACTAATCAAACCATCCTTTTTCGAGATGACTGTGTTTATGGCTTTTAGCTATTTTAAAACAGAAGAGGTAGATGTGGCAATTATCGAAACAGGACTAGGTGGCCGACTTGACACTACTAATATTATTACTCCCATTGCATCGGTAATAACCAATATCGGAATGGACCATGAGCAGTTTCTGGGAAATACTATTAAGCTCATCGCAAAAGAAAAAGCAGGAATAATCAAACCAATGGTTCCTGTAATTATTGGTGAATCAACCAACGAATCGAAAGGGGTTTTCCATGCCCGTTGTTCGCTGATGGAGTCGCCTCTCATACAAGCCAACGAACAATACCGTTTTCTTTCGTCGCACCGCACCGACCGAAATACACAGCTAATACAAATAAAGAGTTCGCATGGGAACCTGGCTTATGAGACCGATCTCTTGGGCCATTATCAATATCAAAACTTAATAACCTGTCTCACCACCCTCGATGTAATTGCTGATAAATTTCCGGTTAACAACCATCATATCAGCGAGGGGTTTAGAACTGTGATGCAAACCACCGGATTGCAAGGAAGATGGCAAATATTCAGCACAAACCCGCTTACGGTATGCGATGTGGCCCATAACAAAGATGGACTTTGCCTGACCCTCGACCAGGTTTCGAAAACGAATTACAAGAAATTGCACATGGTCATAGGTTTTGTAAACGATAAAAATATTGCAGAAATACTGCCGCTTTTCCCTAAAGAAGCTATCTATTATTTTACCCGGGCCTCTATCGAACGTGCCGCGGACCCTCAGGAGATTATGAATCTTTCCTCAAACTTTGGGCTAAAAGGCCAGGTTTATGAGAATGTAGAAGCCGCCTGGTGCGATGCACAAAAAAATGCTGAAAAGGAAGATTTTATTTATATAGGCGGAAGCACCTTTGTGGTGGCTGATTTTTTGGCACTTCAAAAAAAATAG
- a CDS encoding nitroreductase family protein: MDLFTALFNRRSIRKYTTEKVEHNLLVKIIECGMYAPSAVNKQPWHFIIFQDAETIEKIIEVHPHAAMLKEASAGILVSFDKNLQHDEGYGPVDCSAATQNMLLAAHGLGLGACWVGIFPRQNRIDALHKLFCLPEHVVPFSVISIGHPASAVKKVDRFLPERIHYEKWNSLS; the protein is encoded by the coding sequence ATGGATTTATTTACAGCATTATTTAACCGCCGCAGTATCAGGAAATACACCACCGAAAAGGTTGAACACAACTTGTTGGTAAAAATTATCGAATGCGGTATGTATGCGCCCTCGGCAGTGAATAAACAACCCTGGCATTTTATTATTTTTCAGGATGCTGAAACCATCGAAAAGATAATTGAAGTACACCCCCATGCAGCCATGCTAAAGGAAGCTTCTGCCGGAATATTGGTTAGTTTTGATAAAAATCTTCAGCATGACGAAGGCTACGGACCTGTCGATTGTTCGGCTGCCACACAAAATATGTTGCTGGCTGCTCACGGCTTAGGATTGGGAGCCTGCTGGGTAGGTATTTTTCCCAGACAAAACCGGATTGATGCATTGCATAAACTCTTCTGCTTGCCTGAACATGTTGTTCCTTTCTCTGTTATTTCCATTGGACATCCAGCAAGTGCGGTCAAAAAAGTTGACAGATTCTTGCCAGAGCGTATTCATTATGAAAAATGGAATTCGTTGTCGTAA
- a CDS encoding PhoH family protein: MARKQKKIFIIDTNVLLHDYKCIYNFQENDIVIPITVLEELDKFKKGNDLINFHAREFTRELDKLSGDNLFNGGVTLGKKLGNLTIETGKPFSEKLRVSFPEMTPDHRILAIAESISISKPNHQVTLVTKDINLRMKAKSIGVMAADYESDKVQNLEEFYKGINTLEGVSDEVISKVYEETEGIQVKDVAGKIAPKPNQYFILKGARSSALVHYNPYLKAFDRVLKQKVYGIEPRNAEQTFALDCLCRDEIQLVTITGKAGTGKTLLALAAAVAQRQKYSQIFLARPIVPLSNKDIGFLPGDAKEKIGPYMLPLFDNLDVIKNKFSPTSKDYQKIEEMVKGEKLIITPLAFIRGRSLSNVFFIVDEAQNLTPHEIKTIITRAGEGTKMVFTGDIEQIDSPYLDMKSNGLSYLTDKMIGQDVFAHINLIKGERSYLAELASNLL; the protein is encoded by the coding sequence ATGGCACGCAAACAGAAGAAAATTTTTATAATTGATACCAACGTGCTACTGCACGATTATAAGTGTATCTATAATTTCCAGGAAAACGATATAGTAATACCAATTACTGTATTGGAAGAGCTTGATAAATTTAAAAAGGGGAACGACCTGATAAATTTTCATGCCCGGGAGTTTACGCGCGAACTAGACAAGCTATCGGGCGATAATCTGTTTAACGGAGGTGTAACACTTGGTAAAAAACTTGGTAATCTAACCATCGAAACCGGCAAGCCCTTCTCTGAAAAACTAAGGGTTTCCTTTCCGGAAATGACTCCCGATCACCGTATTCTTGCCATTGCCGAGAGTATTTCCATCTCAAAACCTAATCACCAGGTTACCCTTGTAACCAAAGACATTAATCTACGCATGAAGGCCAAATCCATTGGTGTCATGGCGGCCGACTACGAGAGCGATAAGGTTCAGAACCTCGAGGAGTTTTATAAAGGAATCAATACCCTTGAAGGAGTAAGTGACGAGGTTATCTCAAAAGTGTACGAAGAAACAGAGGGTATTCAGGTAAAAGACGTGGCTGGTAAAATTGCGCCCAAACCCAATCAGTATTTTATTCTTAAGGGAGCCCGCTCCAGTGCGCTGGTGCATTACAACCCTTACCTAAAGGCTTTCGACAGGGTATTGAAACAAAAAGTGTATGGCATCGAACCCCGCAATGCCGAACAGACCTTTGCCCTCGATTGCCTTTGTCGTGACGAAATTCAACTGGTGACTATTACCGGGAAAGCCGGAACGGGTAAAACACTTTTAGCCCTTGCCGCCGCTGTAGCTCAGCGTCAGAAATATAGTCAGATATTTCTTGCAAGACCCATTGTGCCGCTGTCGAACAAAGACATTGGCTTTTTGCCAGGCGATGCCAAGGAGAAAATAGGGCCCTACATGTTGCCTCTTTTTGATAACCTCGATGTCATTAAAAACAAGTTCAGTCCAACCAGCAAAGATTATCAGAAGATTGAGGAAATGGTGAAGGGCGAAAAACTAATCATTACCCCGCTGGCTTTTATACGCGGACGCAGCCTTTCGAATGTGTTTTTTATTGTCGACGAAGCTCAGAACCTGACTCCCCACGAAATTAAAACCATAATCACAAGGGCAGGAGAGGGAACAAAAATGGTTTTTACCGGCGATATCGAACAGATCGATTCTCCTTACCTCGATATGAAATCGAACGGACTATCGTACCTTACTGATAAAATGATCGGTCAAGATGTATTTGCACACATCAACCTGATAAAAGGCGAGAGAAGCTACCTGGCAGAACTGGCTAGTAACCTATTATAA
- a CDS encoding histidine phosphatase family protein, translating to MSTNRLLYIVRHAKSSWDLEGIADIDRPLKLKGIRDAYEIARRIKIDRAVPERIVSSPANRALHTALIFLRVFEMKFTQLVIDERLYATGVGAIRKVISDQPIEVRNLMIFGHNPDFSDLVTILSGQPIEELPTCGMCRIKFKADNWNNISAEKLMETSFEFPRKEVNNEK from the coding sequence ATGTCAACTAATCGTTTATTGTATATAGTTCGGCATGCCAAATCGAGCTGGGACCTCGAAGGTATTGCAGATATTGACAGGCCACTTAAATTGAAAGGCATACGTGATGCCTACGAAATTGCCAGGCGAATCAAGATTGACAGGGCTGTTCCGGAACGCATTGTATCGAGCCCTGCAAACAGGGCACTGCACACGGCTTTAATCTTTTTACGTGTGTTTGAAATGAAGTTCACACAACTTGTTATCGACGAAAGGCTTTACGCAACAGGTGTAGGTGCAATTCGCAAGGTAATTTCAGATCAGCCAATAGAAGTACGTAATCTTATGATTTTTGGCCATAACCCTGATTTTTCGGACCTTGTTACCATCTTAAGTGGCCAGCCCATTGAGGAACTCCCCACTTGCGGCATGTGCCGGATCAAATTTAAAGCCGACAATTGGAATAATATTTCGGCCGAAAAATTAATGGAAACATCATTTGAATTTCCCCGGAAGGAAGTAAATAACGAAAAATAG
- the ppk1 gene encoding polyphosphate kinase 1 gives MSKTTHIINRELSWLSFNHRVLQESADKNVPLIERLRFLGIFSNNLDEFFRVRVATIKRMIDVQQGEQRVEGIRPKRLMAIIQKQVIQLQNLFETTFNTLLDELEEHHIYIINETELTETQQVFVRQYFKEKVRPVISPIMLHNIQGFPYLQDHSIYLAIKLTNSADVSQLEYALIEIPSGILPRFVQMPADKEGNYIILVEDIIRFSLKEVFSILHFDTFEAWTIKLTRDAELDVDNDVSQSFLEKISKSLLGRKTGQPVRFLFDASIAKDLLEFIIDRLGLDTDNNLIPGARYHNFKDFMAFPNIGPNSLVYSRAQPLGHPEVKDYTSILEVMRKKDLLLHMPYQDFNIFISLLQEASIDPNVKEISITIYRVARNSKVMNALVNACENGKKVNVVIELQARFDEETNIYWSRRLEEVGASIYFGFPNLKVHAKLVSIARRENNRTVYYSCVSTGNFHEGNSAVYSDLMLLTADKRITSEVKKLFEFFEHTYRNQSYKHLLVSPLYMRRRFYRFIDNEIANAKAGKDAYIILKINNLVDREIIEKLYEANNAGVKITLNVRGICSLKPGVPGKSEHIKAISIIDRFLEHARIMVFCNNRNPMYFISSADWMGRNFDRRIEVATPIYDKALQKEIDDLLEIQHNDNIKARVIDEEQQNSYVETHPSQHIRSQFALYDYYRNKLEE, from the coding sequence ATGTCAAAAACCACACATATTATTAACCGTGAACTTAGCTGGTTATCCTTTAACCACAGGGTGCTGCAAGAATCGGCCGATAAAAATGTGCCTCTAATCGAAAGACTTAGATTTCTGGGTATTTTTTCGAATAACCTCGATGAATTCTTCCGGGTTCGGGTTGCTACTATTAAGAGAATGATTGATGTGCAACAAGGTGAGCAGCGCGTGGAAGGTATCAGGCCAAAACGCCTGATGGCTATCATTCAAAAACAGGTAATTCAGCTTCAGAATCTTTTCGAAACAACCTTTAATACCTTACTCGACGAACTGGAAGAACATCATATTTATATTATCAACGAAACTGAGCTCACCGAAACTCAACAGGTTTTTGTAAGGCAATATTTTAAAGAAAAGGTAAGGCCGGTGATTTCGCCAATTATGCTACACAATATACAGGGATTTCCTTACTTACAAGACCATTCAATTTATCTGGCCATTAAACTTACCAATTCGGCCGATGTTTCTCAATTGGAGTATGCCCTCATTGAAATTCCGTCAGGCATTCTTCCTCGTTTTGTGCAGATGCCTGCAGATAAAGAGGGCAATTATATTATTCTTGTAGAAGATATCATTCGTTTTTCGCTCAAAGAAGTTTTTTCCATCCTTCATTTCGACACCTTCGAGGCCTGGACCATCAAGCTTACGCGTGATGCAGAACTTGATGTCGATAACGATGTGTCGCAGAGTTTTCTCGAAAAAATATCGAAAAGTTTGTTGGGTCGAAAAACCGGACAGCCTGTTCGATTTTTATTTGATGCCAGCATTGCAAAAGACCTACTCGAATTTATTATTGACCGGTTAGGCCTCGATACGGACAATAACCTTATTCCGGGTGCCAGGTATCACAATTTTAAAGATTTCATGGCTTTCCCGAATATCGGACCCAATTCACTGGTTTACTCTCGCGCTCAACCGCTAGGGCATCCCGAAGTAAAAGACTACACAAGTATTCTGGAGGTAATGCGTAAGAAGGACTTATTGCTTCATATGCCATACCAGGATTTTAATATTTTCATCTCCTTGCTTCAGGAAGCCTCCATCGATCCGAACGTGAAGGAAATATCCATTACCATTTACCGTGTAGCCCGCAATTCGAAGGTAATGAATGCCCTTGTCAATGCCTGTGAGAATGGAAAAAAGGTAAATGTGGTAATCGAATTGCAGGCACGCTTCGACGAAGAAACCAATATTTATTGGTCGCGCAGACTGGAAGAAGTCGGGGCTAGCATCTACTTTGGTTTTCCAAATCTAAAAGTACATGCCAAATTGGTATCTATTGCGAGGCGCGAAAATAACCGCACGGTTTATTATTCCTGCGTTAGCACAGGTAACTTTCACGAAGGAAATTCAGCTGTTTATTCCGACCTCATGCTTCTCACAGCCGATAAGAGAATTACAAGTGAAGTTAAAAAGCTATTTGAATTTTTCGAACATACTTATCGCAACCAGAGCTACAAACATTTGCTGGTATCGCCTCTTTACATGCGACGGAGGTTTTATCGGTTCATCGATAATGAAATAGCTAACGCTAAAGCTGGCAAGGATGCATACATTATTCTTAAAATTAATAACCTGGTCGACCGCGAAATCATTGAGAAACTTTACGAAGCCAACAATGCCGGGGTAAAAATCACCTTAAATGTTCGGGGCATTTGCTCGCTAAAGCCTGGTGTGCCGGGCAAAAGTGAACATATAAAAGCAATAAGCATAATCGACCGATTTCTGGAACATGCCCGTATCATGGTATTTTGCAACAACCGCAATCCTATGTATTTTATCTCTTCGGCCGACTGGATGGGGCGCAACTTCGACAGGCGTATCGAAGTAGCTACCCCTATTTACGACAAAGCCCTGCAAAAAGAGATAGACGATTTGTTGGAAATACAACATAACGACAATATCAAGGCACGGGTTATCGATGAAGAGCAGCAGAATAGCTATGTCGAAACACATCCCTCTCAACACATCCGGAGTCAGTTTGCATTGTACGACTATTATCGGAACAAGCTAGAGGAGTAG
- a CDS encoding inositol monophosphatase, producing the protein MDFNLIQDQTLRLVTSVGNYIRKERELFQASSIQQKGNNDFVTHVDKASEEELVAGLAQIIPGSGFIAEEGTSSYEDQEYSWIIDPLDGTTNFIHGAPPYCVSVGLRKGKNLIGGVVYEIAADECFYAFNNSKAFLNGREIQVSSCAKVKDALIATGFPYASFGLLDRFMHTLEFFFHHSHGVRRLGSAAADLAYVACGRYDAFYEYNLKAWDVAAGAYIVQQAGGKVSDFSKGNDFLFGKELIASNALIWEELSDNLNRMMKQ; encoded by the coding sequence ATGGATTTTAACCTTATCCAGGACCAAACCCTTCGTCTGGTAACCTCCGTAGGCAATTACATCCGCAAAGAGCGGGAATTGTTTCAAGCATCCAGCATACAGCAAAAAGGAAATAACGATTTTGTAACCCATGTCGATAAAGCCTCTGAAGAAGAACTTGTTGCTGGTCTAGCGCAGATTATTCCCGGCAGTGGCTTTATTGCCGAAGAAGGTACAAGCAGTTACGAGGATCAGGAATATAGCTGGATAATTGATCCACTCGATGGTACTACCAATTTCATACACGGAGCCCCACCCTATTGTGTGAGCGTGGGTTTACGCAAAGGCAAAAACCTTATCGGAGGCGTTGTTTACGAAATTGCTGCCGATGAATGCTTTTATGCCTTTAACAATTCAAAAGCCTTTTTAAATGGCCGCGAAATACAAGTGAGTTCTTGTGCCAAAGTGAAAGATGCCCTAATTGCTACTGGCTTTCCCTATGCCAGCTTCGGTCTGCTCGATCGTTTTATGCATACCCTCGAGTTTTTCTTTCATCATTCGCACGGTGTGCGTCGCCTCGGATCGGCTGCTGCCGACCTGGCCTATGTGGCCTGCGGGCGTTACGATGCCTTTTACGAGTATAATCTCAAAGCCTGGGATGTGGCTGCAGGAGCTTACATTGTACAACAGGCAGGTGGGAAGGTCTCTGATTTTTCGAAGGGCAATGATTTTTTATTCGGAAAAGAGCTGATAGCTTCCAATGCCCTGATATGGGAAGAACTTTCCGACAATTTGAACAGAATGATGAAACAATAA
- a CDS encoding lysophospholipid acyltransferase family protein, producing the protein MLTFKDKIILSPLWLLGSLPLWMLQAFAWVLHWLIWHVLKYRKKVVLRNLRNAFPEKTESEIVKIAKRFYLHLCDIFMESIYRMSATEAQKRYVFEQVEVYHKLFEKGKDLIIMMGHYANWEWTGSAWNQVPYRTIGVYKPLMNKTFDRYFIFMRTRFGSQAVPLRNTFKEAVGCRQNNDRFALLLVGDQRPTPAEIKLWLTFMNQDTPIILGPEKMAQKFDTAVIYLQVVPVKRGYYRVFPVLITENASKTAENEVSTLFYSVLENQIKSQPEYYLWSHKRWKYTKADVEKIMERARGKK; encoded by the coding sequence ATGCTTACTTTTAAAGATAAAATTATTCTTTCTCCATTATGGCTGTTGGGTAGTTTGCCGCTTTGGATGCTGCAGGCCTTCGCCTGGGTATTACATTGGCTGATTTGGCATGTGTTAAAGTACCGCAAAAAGGTAGTGCTAAGAAATTTAAGAAATGCCTTCCCGGAGAAAACAGAATCTGAAATTGTTAAAATTGCAAAACGCTTTTATCTCCACTTGTGCGATATTTTTATGGAAAGCATTTATCGCATGTCGGCAACCGAGGCTCAAAAAAGGTATGTTTTTGAACAAGTTGAAGTATATCATAAACTATTTGAGAAAGGAAAAGACCTTATAATCATGATGGGCCATTATGCCAATTGGGAATGGACAGGAAGTGCCTGGAACCAGGTTCCCTACCGAACAATCGGTGTTTACAAACCCTTAATGAATAAAACATTCGATCGGTATTTTATTTTTATGCGCACACGCTTTGGTAGCCAGGCGGTGCCACTACGTAATACTTTTAAAGAGGCTGTCGGATGCAGGCAAAACAACGATCGTTTTGCTCTTCTGCTCGTTGGAGATCAACGGCCCACTCCAGCAGAAATTAAACTCTGGCTGACTTTTATGAACCAGGATACACCAATAATTCTCGGTCCGGAAAAAATGGCTCAGAAATTCGATACAGCAGTAATCTACCTTCAGGTAGTTCCTGTAAAAAGGGGTTATTATCGTGTTTTTCCTGTTTTAATTACTGAAAACGCATCAAAAACTGCAGAGAATGAAGTGTCAACTCTTTTTTACTCCGTTCTCGAAAACCAAATAAAATCTCAGCCGGAATATTATCTTTGGTCCCATAAGCGTTGGAAATATACCAAAGCAGATGTAGAGAAGATTATGGAGAGGGCACGCGGTAAAAAATAA
- a CDS encoding glycosyltransferase family 2 protein — MDKLSVVILNWNGINFLKKFLPSLIQHTMAPGISLVVADNNSSDQSVEFLVSNYPNIRLIQLDENFGYAGGYNKALEQIESEYFVLLNSDVEVTKNWYQPVLEFMDQHPQVAAAMPKILSYDHTSHFEYAGAAGGYIDRFGFPFCRGRILSNIEEDHGQYDAPIEIFWASGACMFVRSAAYHEAGGLDADFFAHMEEIDLCWRLKRLGYSVFALPVSKVYHVGGGTLPNNNPRKLYFNYRNSLYLLQKNLPRRKLIPILIMRMMLDGASSLVYLSKFSFSFFWAVFRAHVRFYLSAYSNHKKRVAFDKKEKVSGVGQIFQGSMVFTFIVRKKHTFGYYQQNL; from the coding sequence ATGGATAAACTCTCGGTAGTCATACTCAACTGGAACGGCATAAATTTTCTTAAAAAGTTTCTGCCTTCGCTTATTCAGCATACTATGGCCCCTGGTATCAGCCTTGTGGTGGCAGATAACAACTCCAGCGACCAATCAGTAGAATTTCTTGTGAGCAATTATCCGAATATCAGGCTTATTCAACTCGATGAGAATTTTGGTTATGCCGGAGGTTACAACAAGGCTCTTGAGCAGATCGAAAGCGAGTATTTTGTGTTGCTAAACTCCGATGTGGAGGTTACCAAAAATTGGTATCAGCCTGTTCTGGAATTTATGGACCAGCACCCTCAGGTAGCTGCTGCTATGCCAAAAATACTTTCCTACGATCATACCAGTCATTTCGAGTATGCCGGGGCAGCTGGAGGCTACATCGACCGCTTTGGTTTTCCTTTTTGCCGTGGTCGTATTTTAAGTAATATTGAAGAGGACCATGGTCAGTATGATGCTCCAATAGAGATATTCTGGGCCTCGGGAGCTTGTATGTTTGTAAGATCAGCGGCTTATCATGAAGCCGGCGGTCTCGATGCCGATTTTTTTGCGCACATGGAAGAAATCGATCTCTGCTGGCGGCTTAAACGACTGGGTTATTCGGTATTTGCCCTTCCGGTTTCTAAGGTGTATCATGTAGGTGGAGGTACACTGCCCAATAACAATCCGCGGAAGTTGTATTTTAACTACCGTAACAGTTTGTACCTGCTACAGAAAAATCTTCCCCGCCGCAAACTTATACCGATACTTATTATGCGAATGATGCTCGATGGGGCTTCGTCACTGGTATACCTCTCGAAATTCTCATTCAGCTTTTTTTGGGCTGTTTTTAGGGCGCATGTAAGGTTTTACCTGAGTGCCTATTCCAACCACAAAAAAAGAGTAGCCTTTGATAAAAAGGAAAAAGTATCTGGTGTAGGACAAATTTTCCAAGGCAGTATGGTTTTTACATTTATTGTGCGCAAAAAACATACTTTCGGCTACTATCAACAGAACTTGTAG
- a CDS encoding redox-sensing transcriptional repressor Rex: MKKLPEKTVERLSQYRRALYNCLNNGKTRIYSHELANLLNITAVQVRRDIMFIGYSSSQRKGYKVDELIEVISRIIDTQDPLNVAVVGYGNLGKAITTYFLGNRPQLNLVAAFDIDPKKIGISVNNIPCYSIDRLREIIAMKDISIAILTVPTQSARDMAKVLVSTGIKGLLNFTTVNLNLEKDIYLEEYDMITSLEKVAYFVKHREE; encoded by the coding sequence ATGAAAAAATTACCCGAAAAAACAGTAGAACGGCTAAGTCAATACCGCCGGGCTCTTTACAACTGTTTAAACAATGGAAAGACCCGGATCTATTCGCATGAACTGGCAAACCTACTTAATATTACTGCTGTTCAGGTAAGACGCGATATCATGTTTATAGGTTATTCGTCGAGCCAGCGAAAAGGTTATAAAGTTGATGAACTAATTGAGGTAATAAGCCGGATTATTGACACCCAGGATCCATTAAATGTGGCAGTAGTAGGATATGGTAATCTTGGCAAGGCAATAACCACCTATTTTCTTGGAAATCGTCCTCAACTGAACCTGGTGGCAGCTTTCGACATCGACCCCAAAAAAATTGGGATATCGGTCAACAACATACCCTGTTATTCGATAGACCGTCTGAGGGAAATAATTGCAATGAAAGACATCTCCATTGCTATACTCACGGTACCCACCCAATCGGCACGAGACATGGCTAAGGTATTGGTAAGCACCGGCATAAAAGGCCTTCTGAATTTCACAACAGTAAATCTGAACCTCGAGAAAGACATTTACCTCGAAGAATACGATATGATTACCTCGTTAGAGAAAGTTGCCTATTTTGTGAAACACCGCGAAGAATAG
- a CDS encoding NAD(P)H-dependent oxidoreductase subunit E, whose product MINKIPIKICLGSSCFSRGNHELVAVIRRYLMAKKLEDKISFSGDHCTKECLKGPNIQVGGKVIHGINKDNVCEILDTNLKDLL is encoded by the coding sequence ATGATCAATAAAATTCCAATAAAAATCTGTTTGGGTAGTTCCTGCTTCTCCCGCGGTAATCACGAGCTTGTAGCCGTAATTAGGCGTTACCTCATGGCTAAAAAACTAGAGGATAAAATATCGTTTAGTGGCGATCATTGTACGAAAGAGTGTCTCAAAGGCCCTAATATACAAGTAGGAGGAAAAGTGATTCATGGAATTAACAAGGATAATGTGTGCGAGATTCTGGATACTAACCTGAAAGATCTTTTATAA